In a genomic window of Gloeocapsopsis dulcis:
- a CDS encoding precorrin-8X methylmutase, giving the protein MVDEYLTIKELTETVGGNMTPRMVRHYHQVGLLPQPVRSHSNYRLYTQQDVQQLRRIVALKQQGFQLSHIRQLLETDSAAEVNTLTTQLQQQYQSVMQQLARLRQTAAALEGLLGRDRACQNLQAEAIAQLRLLEVETQDGLGQLEQLWDSWDAATHNHPEAFEESLQRLLPDLSDRSEIEADLLAKLVLACGDVSLVNFVRLGNRAIAAARNALLSNCQVVGDVPAVVAALDQTRLKHLGCEVTTLIDDPHITSAAEAEQVFWHQNQHKLQQLEHGCVLVVGYAPSVLMAACDAVESGIQPALIIGMPIGFSHAPAAKRTLMRSGIPFITTEGTLGGGLLAAVALNALAESLIEKPDCHCYLQE; this is encoded by the coding sequence ATGGTGGATGAATATTTAACAATTAAAGAACTGACTGAAACTGTGGGTGGTAATATGACTCCGCGCATGGTACGCCATTATCATCAAGTGGGGTTATTGCCGCAACCTGTGCGATCGCACAGTAACTATCGTCTATACACGCAACAAGATGTCCAACAATTGCGGCGAATTGTTGCATTAAAACAACAAGGCTTTCAACTGTCGCACATTCGTCAACTACTCGAAACCGATTCTGCTGCTGAAGTTAATACGCTAACAACGCAATTACAACAGCAATATCAGTCAGTAATGCAACAGTTAGCACGGTTGCGCCAAACCGCAGCAGCATTAGAAGGATTATTAGGGCGCGATCGCGCGTGTCAAAATTTACAAGCAGAGGCGATCGCCCAATTGCGACTTTTAGAAGTTGAAACCCAAGATGGATTAGGACAATTAGAACAGTTATGGGATAGTTGGGATGCCGCAACGCATAACCATCCTGAAGCTTTTGAGGAGTCGTTACAGCGGTTGTTACCCGATTTGTCGGATCGTTCCGAAATTGAAGCGGATTTACTCGCAAAGTTAGTGTTAGCGTGTGGTGATGTCAGTTTAGTAAACTTTGTAAGGTTGGGAAATCGGGCGATCGCTGCTGCTAGAAATGCCTTATTATCAAATTGCCAAGTTGTCGGTGATGTTCCCGCAGTAGTTGCAGCCCTCGATCAAACTCGGCTAAAACATCTTGGCTGTGAAGTAACAACACTCATCGACGATCCTCACATTACTAGTGCTGCTGAAGCGGAACAAGTATTCTGGCATCAAAATCAACACAAATTACAACAACTTGAACATGGATGTGTATTAGTTGTGGGATACGCCCCATCAGTATTAATGGCGGCGTGTGACGCTGTAGAGAGTGGAATACAACCAGCTTTAATTATCGGCATGCCAATCGGTTTTAGTCATGCACCTGCAGCTAAACGCACTCTTATGCGATCGGGTATTCCCTTTATTACGACTGAGGGAACGTTAGGCGGTGGTTTACTCGCGGCTGTCGCCCTCAATGCTTTAGCAGAATCGTTAATTGAAAAGCCAGACTGTCATTGTTATTTACAAGAATAA
- a CDS encoding GNAT family N-acetyltransferase, translating into MTTIRIANFEDIATIHAMTQAAYAEYRTILPHSSVWQKTPELIAAEMKLGSILLCVINGKIVASVRCHIKQGFVYVHRLAVLPAYRRQGLGSLLMQAVEELACELNLYQVRLELRVAQPENRHFYQKLGYKLGEISAYLPDGKPRSYWMSKKLTAVKN; encoded by the coding sequence ATGACGACAATTCGTATTGCTAACTTTGAGGATATAGCAACAATTCATGCTATGACTCAAGCAGCTTATGCCGAATATCGTACAATACTACCGCATAGTAGTGTTTGGCAGAAAACACCAGAACTTATAGCCGCAGAAATGAAACTTGGTTCAATTTTACTGTGTGTAATAAATGGCAAAATTGTTGCTAGTGTACGCTGTCACATCAAGCAGGGATTTGTTTACGTCCATCGCTTAGCAGTGCTTCCTGCATATCGACGACAAGGGTTAGGTTCTTTGCTAATGCAAGCGGTAGAGGAATTAGCTTGCGAGTTGAATTTGTACCAAGTTCGCTTAGAACTCCGTGTCGCACAACCAGAGAATCGTCATTTTTATCAGAAGCTTGGCTACAAACTGGGTGAAATCAGTGCATACCTACCTGACGGCAAACCGCGTTCCTATTGGATGTCAAAAAAACTTACTGCGGTGAAGAACTAA
- a CDS encoding nucleotidyltransferase domain-containing protein, producing the protein MDSAKCQRLEAVGWKIGTTEEFLELSSISPSLADERMQAYIRTAQQQKQLLAEQMIQRYQRGWEVAREVAEILKREFGADCVVVFGSLLDQQRIHLQSDVDLAVGGLNPKYYFQAVARLQEIDSTFAVDLVEIDNSYLYIKNAIAQGIEL; encoded by the coding sequence ATGGATTCAGCGAAGTGTCAACGCTTAGAAGCAGTGGGCTGGAAAATTGGTACAACAGAGGAATTTTTAGAACTTTCTTCCATCTCTCCCAGCCTAGCCGATGAGCGAATGCAAGCCTACATTCGTACTGCTCAACAGCAAAAACAGCTATTGGCTGAGCAAATGATACAACGTTATCAACGTGGCTGGGAAGTAGCGCGGGAAGTGGCTGAGATTCTCAAGCGTGAGTTTGGGGCTGATTGCGTAGTTGTGTTTGGCTCATTGTTAGATCAGCAACGCATTCATCTTCAATCTGATGTTGATTTAGCTGTTGGGGGATTAAACCCTAAATATTACTTTCAAGCTGTTGCTAGGTTACAAGAAATTGATTCTACTTTTGCTGTAGATTTGGTAGAAATTGATAATTCGTATTTGTATATTAAAAATGCGATCGCACAAGGAATCGAGCTATGA